The following proteins are co-located in the Haloprofundus halophilus genome:
- a CDS encoding heavy-metal-associated domain-containing protein — protein sequence MTTTITVEGMSCGHCEQTVGEALQEVSGVTDVTVDRESEQASVDGEANVTALVEAVEDAGYTARA from the coding sequence ATGACGACAACCATCACCGTGGAAGGAATGTCGTGCGGTCACTGTGAGCAGACGGTCGGGGAGGCGCTCCAAGAGGTCTCCGGCGTGACTGACGTGACCGTCGACAGGGAGAGCGAACAGGCAAGCGTCGATGGTGAGGCGAATGTTACGGCCCTCGTAGAGGCCGTCGAAGACGCAGGGTACACCGCTCGCGCCTGA